Genomic segment of Populus nigra chromosome 6, ddPopNigr1.1, whole genome shotgun sequence:
CATTTGCACAGTCAATAGGCATCGGACACCTAGAGCATAGAGGGGACATTTTGTTTCAATACATGCGTtttgttaaaatcatgaaattagctatgaaatcatgattttttgtgattttaatcTGACTTCacttatttttgatattttcaaacgATTCGTCACGTAAAGTATGTTTTGACAACCTTAAATGTTACGTATCTTTGGCAATGAACCCTCACGTACATAGCTGGAGCCTGGAACGTTTTTTAAATCCATAACACCGGATGGTCTTCCATCGCTTTCTCGGAGCTTTATGTGATTGGTTTCCTTCTTcgtcttctttatttttcttgacaaAGAAATTGCAAACGTCTTTTCTATTACTCTACTTCAAAAACGTGCCATGCATGATATTGAGCACGAGTAAAAATTGGATTAGTTTCGGCGGCGGCTCCTGTGAGAATCCAGCATTTTTCACAGTTGCTTAACGACACCTGGGTTGGATAGTTCTCTGCTTAGCAATTAATACCACAAAATTAAGTTTCGTGTCAACACGAACTTAATACtagaaattaagaaattgattgattgattccATGCTTTTCACGCATGAGTACGTGCTTTGCCAGAAATAGCTACCGGATTCGGAGTTTTCTTTCTTATACGCCAACAAGACTAAAGTTGAAGATTTCCGTCCAGTTCTTATTTGATTATAAGTTTTCTCACGAGAGTATCTTCACATGGAGTTCTCCACTCCACGTGACGAGCCTTtctgggaaaaaagaaaaaaaagaagaaaaactattttatgaaacccttttttaaaaaatttaaaattttttattaaaatttaaattttttttatgtttttatagatATAACTCATATTAAGatcagtaataaaaaataatatttaaaaacctaTTATATTTCTCTCATATTAAATACGTATGTTAGAAgtgtttttcattaatattaatatacatGTCAgagatatttttcttgtataacactatcaagataacattataatttagttttttttttgtaaaatgatTTATAAGGTATAAATAGATCATGAATTCTTCAacttaaaagatttaaaattttcattctccactgtatatttgtttttagaatatatttttgtaatattattatattttttataaaaaaaatcattaacttaATCATTAAAGAATCTtagaatttatgaaataaatttttttatagatataacTCACCCGTCTCTAGCtaccttgaagaaaaaaacatattataagaattaataaattaattaattatccaaaatataactttattctccaattatttgaattttccaGAACACCATCAATTTAACCTCACCGTTACCCGAAAAATGATCTGCCCATATTAAAGTCGGAAAAGCTTACCACCTCCACGAACTCAGTTTACTCATCCCAGCAGCGATCGTATCATCGATGCTGCCATTCGATCgcataatttcaaaataaagtaTGGATGAATATATTTATGACACGTACGACTTACGTTAAAACTTAAATCATTGTTGATGAATATTATGgtataacttttttatgttcttataaaactatttgatatttcatgaaaaataatattctgaATAGCTAATTACTTATCTTTAATATGCCACGTCAGGACTTTCAGATCGGGAACAGTCAAACTTCAAAACATCtgttttctaaataaatttgaCTTTTTCTCTCGCATGTGATCCATTGTCGGAGGAAAACTCTATCTAATGCAGGAAGCTTCTATCCACCGACCTTGTTTTCCGTATTTATGGATGTGGTTGGAACCATGtgaaaccatattttttaaattttaaatttttataaataattattttttatatttttaaattgttttgatatgctgatatcaaaaataatttttttaaaataaaataatttattttaatatatttttaaataaaaaacactttgaaccacCACCGCTACCACAATTCCAAATACAcatctataaaatcttgaaAGAGTTAATCTAATATGCAATAAAAGACTATACCCATCCATGAAAATACATTCTCCACTGGCTGAGCAAAGTCATGCATAccaaaaataattcatataaatagatttgataattattatattcatgcTCAACCCACCGATCAACATTCCAAGGATCGTAATTCTTTATTGGTAAAAGTCAAGGAATGCTCTTAAGACACTCGTTCTAGATTGCATTTGttgttattcatttatttttagaatttaataacatttaatacttgaatgaaaataaatgatgtTGATTATAGATATGAAGTAAGTCTCGTTCCAAAATGTAATCTTCTTTAGTgttatttctatataatatattttaaaactaaaaaagaaaagtaaaaagtgATTTGAATTATTAAATGGTGGTAGCATTAGTTTGTACGAGACACATCATCTTTCCGTTTCtatcttttcaataaaataatagattCATTCggttatcaaaaatatatattttttatttcggcAGGTCGTctgtttaatagtttttttatttaaaaatatttttttatttttaatattaatatattaaaatgatacaaaaattaaaatcaaatttaaaaaattaatttttttaaaaatacagttgtACTCCAGTAGCAAACACCCCGTACCAACACGAGAGAATCTATACATGGTTGATTGCCATTTAATGCAATAACGCAATTGAGATGTCTtcataattcaattaaaagaaaagagaaatccAATTAATTAAAGTTGATTTGTGTCCAAACACGATACACAGAACCAATAATCAGAGACAATGTATCCACCTTCATCAAGTCTCAAACAAACAACGAGGTCTGAATCTAGCACATTCCGGCAGACATTTAATACTGCCAGCCTATAGAATGTAAATTCCCACCAAGAGACTCCTGAAAAAAattcctaaaattttaatcatttctttGGTGATTTAGTGATCATTTATTAGGTGATGAGTAATAAAAGCTTGATATTAAAaagcttgtttttttataattttaaatttaaactcggtagttattaatataataatcgttaaaaacttacatgattattaatttcagaactcataaaattagttaagatacgTACAAATTAATACGAATATcaatgctaataaaaaaaatttcaatcatcTAAGTGATAATCTAATGGTAAGAGTTTGAGATCAAGAGGTTTGTTCTCCTTATAGTTTCAGGTTCGAGCTCTATGGTTGCTCATATAATAACCACTAAagatttacatggtcattaacttcaggatctgtaaaattaataaagatataCGCAAACTGATTATCctcattcaaaaaaaattcctgAAATTTTAGACTcattaaaaggattaaaaaatatttccattTCAGCACACACGCGCCTTTCATAAGGTGTCGTTTTCAGACTCATTACGTTTCAAAGCTTGCCTTTCTGCCTCTCTTTCTCCGGTCATCTTCGCCTACAAATATAAGAAGAGACGAAACGGCAACTGTGTTATTACCAACAACACAGAGCCACTAGAGATTCTACTCAAAATGCAAACCCTAATCTTCTCTAACTGCTTTTCTCTGTCCAGTCACCGGCTCTGTCCAGTCCCGGTCACCGGCATTTCAACGAGGAGGTCCAGTTCAGTCTCGTGTGTCCGTCCACTCAAGTGCATTTCCCTTTCCAGTGATTCTCTAGGTTTGTTTTGATTGCGAagtgtttggttgctgagagtATTGTGAGAAATGGGAAGAAAATCTTGAGCAGTAATTGTTTAGTGTGGCTTCTAAATGGAACATGAGATATATTGATTTATCAGTTAAGAGAAGCTTTTTATTGGGAAGAAGTCATatctttctcttccttttgCATCCAATGCTTGATCGCTGCGAAAAAGAGGGGAAAGCAATTGAGATTTAAGTTcgcctttttctctctctaaatatagtgtgtggatttttttttggtttttgttataTCTCTGGTAGTCAACTTCCTAAGCAACATTTGATTAAAGTGTCATTACGATtggtaaattataattaaagaattaagatatgattgtttttttgtcattttaaatGCTCTCATTTAATCAACAACAAATTAACGTGTTTTAGggaaattaaagaatttaactttaaaattttatgttaattttattgaacaAATTCTATAGCAACTTTGTTTTCTAAGCTTcagttttaattttggtttggtgTTTCTTGTAGTAGTTGATGCCACCAAGTTCAAGGAAGCTGCTAAAAATGGAAATTTGGTACCTCTTCACACCTGTATATTCTCTGACCAGCTCACTCCAGTCACTGCTTATCGGTGTTTGGTGAAAGAAGATGATAGAGATGCTCCTAGCTTTCTATTTGAGTCAGTGGAGCCTGGTTCTCGGGTTTCAAGTGTGGTAAGAGCCCTCCAGTGCTTCCTTGTTTTGCACATAGGTGGTCGACCTTTTTTTATCACGAGTTGTTAATTTTAAGGTTGGATTGATGGCAATAGGGGCGTTACAGTGTGGTTGGAGCTCAACCAGCAATTGAGATTGTAGCAAAAGAAGATAAGGTTAGTCTGATGGACCATGAAGCAGGTACATTGATTGAGGAGATTGTCGAAGATGCGATGGTGGTTCCAAGAAGAATATCAGAGGCTTGGAAACCCCAACTCATTGATGGACTTCCAGACGCATTTTGTGGTAAGACAAGAAATCTCTGCAGACAATTTAAATGGCCCATATGAGATCCTCTTTAAGTATGATTCGGgcataatttcattaattattaaaacatatGACCTAATCTAGTTGCTGTTCTAAATTCTATTTTAATGATTGGTTGCTTTGATTTGCCATGCTGAATGCGAAATGGGGAATACTCTGGGAGGTAATTGGCCTTTACTGATAAATTAACAACGCAGTATACAGCTTTGTTGTGATCTCCAAGGATTGGTGCTAGAATGTAAGGGATTAAATTGcttaaatcattttctttttaaaccttGTAGACAGGCATGGTCTCTGTGTATCGGCCTTAATTTTCATGGCAAATTGAGAATTTGTAGTTATCTGGTGCCACCTGTAATATTGGATGTGGGATTATTCGGTGCCATTCATAatcagaaatattatttttcaaggaaTCAGAATTTACTGGTAACGGCAAGATTATGTAGTACTGAGTACCAACAAACCCCAAGAATACAACAACTGGAAATAACTTATATTTGACCATGATGTGAAATATTTGCCGGTTGTAGTAGAAACATCCATGGTAGTATGATTTACATACAGCATTTCCATGCACATGTCTTGTAGAAATGATGAATGTCGTGATGGGTGTTGCTTTGAATATTTGTATGCACCTTTGTTATTCAACCCGTGCCCTGCGCGTGGATTATGGATTTATTTCTAGAATTTTACAGCCAAATTGGAAAGTCAGAtgcatcctttttttctttctctgtcaTTATATAACTGTCTATCTATAGCATGGTCATGTCATAGTTGAATCCCTCCACAAAATCTTAATCAATGTGGTCTCCATGCAGTCTTTATGGCCATATCTAATGATAATCCTTGTCATGAGCAGGTGGCTGGGTTGGTTATTTCTCATATGACACTGTTCGATACACGGAGAAGAAAAAGCTGCCATTTTCAAGGGCACCTAAGGATGACAGGAATCTTCCAGACATACATCTGGGACTTTATGATGATGTGATCGTGTTTGATCATGTGGAAAAGgtactgtttttttattgacaaaGTAAATTACTGGTGCAATTCCAGATTATAAGTAGTGACCTTCCATTTCTATCTATGTGTTATCTGTGCTTTTCATTTCTATGACATCATAGTCAATATGTTCCATTTCCTGCTTGAATGTTGAAACAAACACACTAGAatttacaaaaaacaaagtaaGGATTCATAGGTTTGTTTTAATGTGCATGCTTGATGTATATTCTTATTGTAGATAATAGAGCAAAATGAAATGCACACTTTATTGAGCAAGCTATGTGGCAAGTTCAACATGCTCTATTTTTGTTGCATTGTCACTGCTCATTATCccttttttaagaattttattattttcccgAGCTTTCTTCTTATTGAAGATTAATGTAGATAACAGAATGTTTATATAGGCTTTTGTGGTTCTAAATTTATCCTTTTGTTTATTCTCAGAAAGCATACATAATTCATTGGGTGAAGATAGATAGATACTCTTCTATTGAGGATGCATACAGTGATGGAATGAAACGTTTGGAAAAATTGTTGTCCAGAGTACTGGATATTGATCCGTGAGTTAATTCtctgttctttttaattttcttctagtGTTTTTCTCTGGAgttcatttatattttctttttaatatgattgTCACTGCTAGGCCAAGGCTATCTCCAGGTTCTGTAAAATTACACACTCAGCATTTTGGTCCCATGTTGAAGAACTCGAACATGACCAGTGATGAATACAAGCAAGCAGTACTACGGGCAAAAGAACATATCCAGGCTGGGGATATTTTCCAGATAGTACTGAGTCAGCGCTTTGAACGCCGAACCTTTGCTGACCCATTTGAAATATATAGAGCATTGAGAGTCGTAAATCCCAGTCCTTACATGACTTACTTGCAAGTATGTGCTCTCTTCTAGTATAGTGTTTATTTGTCCAGGGCGTTGGTCAATGCACAACTTGCAATGCTTAACATTTCTTTCATACTACAAATCTATTGTCTCATGCAGGCTAGAGGGTGTATTCTTGTTGCTTCAAGTCCAGAAATTCTTACACGTGTTAAGAATGTAAGATgctaaatttatgattttctatTACTATGGTATGATATTTCAAGCCAAATGACTCACTCCGCATCAACAGCGCCatatttggttttaaattttacttgtAATAAAGCTGATTGCAGATCTCTATGAATTCTTATGCTCATTTGATTTACTGGCTAGTTTTGAGAATATTCACAAGATTTTTCGTTGTTACATTTCTTGAACAGAATAGGGTAGTCAATCGGCCACTGGCTGGGACTGTCAGAAGAGGTAAGACACCTGAAGAAGATGAAGTGTTGGAGGAACAATTACTAAAGGATCCAAAGCAGTGTGCAGAACATACCATGCTTGTCGATTTGGGAAGAAATGATGTTGGAAAGGTTTTACTACTGATTGTGAATGTTATCTTTGATTTCTTGAAGCTCATAGTCAATTGATATGGTATTCCTTGAATTTTAGCTAGAAAATTTATCACTCTGTTGAAAGTCTCTTTTACCAAACCATGCACATATgctcttttaattttcaattgtttATTTCAAGGGTCAACTATGGAGAACTAAATTACTCTGTTAAAAGTCTCTTTTACCAAACCATGCACATATGCTCTTTTATTTGCAGTTGTTTATTTCAAGGGTCATCCTAAATATTTATGTCGGAAAGCGTTCACTTTTACAGTGATTAGTAACTGACTACAACAAATTAAACTACGGCTGTCATCACTTTTCAATTTCTAGCTTTCTTCTGCACAATGTTATTGGTTATAAGTCAGAACAATGTAATTTTGTCACTGTTATATAAATTGTTATCTGGATGATCAACATCTCAGCATCATTTTATATCCTGAAATTAAGATATATCTTCTTCCGCTTGACTATAAAAATAGGCCAAGTGGATGGAATTTCTTGTCTATCGGAAAAAGAACatgtatcttcttctttatcTGATTTGTTGTCAGCATAGTTTTTCTTCAACATGTGATGTTGTGTGCTGTTGCTTTGCTTAATTATTGTTGGTctcatgctttttttattaaaagctgTTTCACCAAGTTTGTTTTAGTATTCAATGGATAGATGTTCCTCCAAAAGAGTGAGCTATATTTCAATAGTAAAGTTGCTTGACTAGCCATTCTGGGTTGTTGATTGTAGGTTTCAAAACATGGTTCTGTGAAGGTGGAAAGGCTTATGAATGTTGAACGATATTCCCATGTTATGCACATAAGCTCCACGGTGAGACACTCTGCCTACAAAATCAAAATGTTGGTTGagcttttatataaaaactatgtTCTGAATCCCCACGTGTtgtcattttgattttcaaactaTTGTATTCTTTGATTTGGGAATTGGACGCAGAGGaaagttaatttctataaatgCCTTAAAAATTTACGATGCAAGTATGATATTTCGCATCTTTTGTCCATGGCAGTCACAGGTTTGCATTTCATTTTCTTGACAACATTGTAAGGGGATCATTTTGATAGTTATATGGGGATAATAATTTGCTATTTTCCTTATGATGTTATTGATGGTGATGCTGATAACTCTTCTTAAGCAATTAATTTGTGTGGACAATGGCATGGAAGTTGTCAATGCAGTATTTGGTTTCATGTGGATTTGAGATGTATAGATGAAGGACTCGTCCTCTTTTGGCTGGTTAGCTAAAACCAAACTTTTACTAATGAAAACCATGCTTTCCCCCAAAATGCAGGTCATGGGAGAGTTGCATGATCATCTCACTTGCTGGGATGCCCTGCGTGCTGCATTGCCTGTTGGAACCGTCAGTGGAGCACCAAAGGTTTGCTTTTCATCTTATTGTTTCCCATTCCTGCCCAACTCGATTCTCCTGTTCTAGTGATTTTTAAATCACTGATGAGATGCTCACAACTTGACTTGGTGTTTGGGATGAACTAAATTTGCGAACATTATTCTGTCACTATTTATGCTTTATCATGGCTTGTTTGGTATTAGGGCATCCTTGTGACCGCACCTGTATTGGCAAGGCTGTTTGTGGAAATCTGTAATGACTACGTTTAGACTTTACAGCCTAATTTTTTCCAAATTGCTTTCCCAAGCACTATCAAGATGCAATGTTCCTTTCCCTTTGCAAATTCCAGTGATCATCATTTGAATTGTGATCCAGGTGAAGGCAATGGAATTGATTGACCAAATGGAGGTGTCGAGGCGTGGCCCATACAGTGGAGGAATAGGTGGGGTTTCCTTCACTGGTGATATGGACATTGCACTGGCTCTTAGGACCATGGTATTCCCAACCGGAACTCAATACAACACAATGTACTCATACAAGGATGCCCACCTGCGCCGTGAATGGATTGCTTACCTTCAAGCTGGTGCTGGTATAGTTGCAGACAGTGTACCTGATGATGAGCATCGTGAATGCCAGAACAAAGCTGCTGGACTTGCTCGTGCCATCGACTTGGCAGAATCAACTTTTGTTAACAACCCATGAGTTTTAGCAACAGATGCAAATATAGATTTCAATACCAGCCGAAGTTTTGTAGGTAGCAACCTGCTTTGGAAGCAAGCTAGAGTTGCCTTTGAGAGGCAGAGTAAGAAAAGAATGTTAACCAGTTGTATGTCAAACTTCTGCTTGTTTTAGAGAACACAATAAATAGAGCAAAGTCAGTTTTTCATGGAAATAGTGTTCCTTTTCTCATTACTTGCCGTCGAGGATCTAAAGATTCTAAGTAGGAATACCAATTAATAGGAACTGAAAAGAGGAAAACTATTAGctttaatgatgatttttttagtaaactGATCCAATATCTATTCAGATAACTTTCCTCAACGGATCCAGAGTATACTGCGGTCTAACTTTTATGCGGAACGAGGCTCCATTTACTTGTGTTGAATTTAGAGCATAAACAAAATCCAAGCACTGGGACAAGCAGAGCAGGAATTAAAACCAAGGCAGGTGGGATTTAAGTTACGTTTTCCCAATGAACTTGGTATTGAGTATTGATTACTTTATTTATGTGCTTGAATGCAggaatgaaattcataaaaTGATACCTTAATGTTATTTGCGTTCCTTTcgtgatagattttttttttccatatttccAACATGTCAGTGTTTCATATTTGGATGGGGAGGAGGTCCCAGCATTCGCAAAGTAACAGTAGCATTTCCCATGTGGTTGAGCAAAATAGATCAAAACAGGAGTGATGATGCGCCTTTTCTTCAAGTTCTTCAGAGCATGAATGCATGCAGGAAGAAAACTAGTGTTCTTCCGCCTCACAATACCAGCAATCACTCCCCTGTGCTTAACGTTAGTTACATGCTTCTTTATCGTACATTGTTGAACAAGGTTCTGCGGAAAATAATTTCCTCTTCCATCCATAATATTACTAATATTGGAGGGTCAGTAGAGGAGGATATTTTTATTGCAAACTTGGAAAGGCCACATCTGAAGCCCCAGAGAAGATAGTATCATATTGAAGGGCCAGCAATCTGTGTTCAAAGCAATTTAAAAACTAGAAAGACGTTCCAACATCACAATCTGCTCCAAATCTAGCGAACCTCCTCCTCTAGAGCATGGGCGGATCAGTAGGTTTAAATGGTTACATGTGCACTAGAGCAAACCGTAACTTCAACCAGGGCAATCTGTTTTTCTACCAAAATCATCGTTTACCAACTAGAATTCCTCACAACTTTAAAATCCCAAACTTAATTAACACTTACCATAAATTATGCAATCAACCAATTAATAAAGATTGATTATCACCCCTTAATCAAGAATTCTTGCAtaccaagaaaaaatcaaaattaaaacaaattataacacgtaagcatatatgtatatataatcaTAACCATAACCATGTTTTACCATCGTAATCAACGATCTCAGAATCGGTGACGGATCTCGAGTGCTGAACTATAGACCGTCCGATCGAATTAATCCAATCCTCCTTTTCCTTCTCGGAATCTGCAATAAAATACATGGTGTCGTTCCTCGTAGAAAACTCAAAAGCGTACTGTCTATGAAGCACATCCTCGGCTCCTTTAACTGTCAAGCAAGAGGCAACCGGGATAGCGCCACGTGGCTTAGACACACGTGTCACGGTGGAGTCTTTGAACCAGAAGAGCCTCCCTTGTTTCAAAACGAACCACCGGCGTCTCCATGTCTTGATGTGCTCTCCTTGTTCCATTAGCCACCCGGTTCGCTCTGGGCTCGACCAGAACTCCACCCCGTCCGTTTGGGTTGATTGGGTTTGCGTTAGGGCCGTCGCGGCCCGCCAGAGAGATGCCATGGAGTTAGAGAGTTAGGTTGCGGGGTTTGGATTTCGGGTACTGATGAAATCGAGGTGAGagagaagggaagggaaggggatggttttcttcacttgttttctttttctcccttctctcaTATCTGGCCGTAGAGTGGCaagatttttttgctttgttttgatttgattttatgattattatttttaacatcatattTTACTGACAGTTTTACACAATCATGATTAATAACACAAAGTCACAGCAAGAGCTGTTGATGGGTCTCTTCCTGTTGCCATTTCCAGCACCACTTCACTTCCCGGGCCATAGTCAACGTAGAATGTTCAGATTGCAGCACAAAACAAAATGGTAGTAGATGTTGATAGCATGATGAAGAAAGAAGCATATCTGTATGGTTCAGATTACAAGCCGATTAAAATttagataataattattttacagtAACGCATGGGAGAGGCAAATGGGACAGCCTATCTTAGGGATAATAGCCATCCAAGTGTCTAGATTTTCATGATTCTTACAATTGAGTTCTTTGACTTCAATTGTTTTCATAGAAGTGTTTCAAGTATTTaaagtgtaataaaaaaatcctaaaaaacattaaaaaaagccTATTAAAAAGAAGCCGGTGAATATATGGAGATGAAAAACTCATTCACACAGATAACAATGTATCATTTATAATTGAGGAAAGTGCGCCTGATTATGTTAAAGATTACAGATaagtctctccttttttttttttttggtaaaagatTTGGCACTGGTGATATTCTTTGTTGATGATGCGATGTAATGAccggagaggaaaaaaaaacagaagggaAGAGATGGAGATCCGCCGGTCTGTTTCccgtaaaaaatatatatttttatgaaaacattaaaaaagaatacatgaataaaaaaatattttcttcctacaagatatatatttttctctaaaatttaaatagatatCTTTCTTGAATTACCTGGAAACTAAATAGCATAAGCATTTTACTGTAATCCAATCCACAGTAAAGTAAAATGTATTTTCAGCTACAGTAAAACTATCTATGTCTTTAGGCCCAGAAAACTAAGCCTCTTGGGTTGtggtgtggatttttttttacacggtgaaaatatttttttacctttaaaattaataaaatataaaactattgaCTAAAAACTTTCTTCACTTTACATAAGtttcttaacaataaaaatataaatttacctttaaaatctaaaaagtatcATGTTGTTGGATAATGGTGTCTTggggttttaaaattttactgtACAGTATCAACACATTTTTAACCTTTGAGGAGACAAAGCATAAACTTAGCATTTGaggatatttttgtaattttatatgggtattttgtgtaattatcGGGATCATGTGGggcattttgatattttcatattttttgaattttttatgtttaaaattggTGGAGTGTGCTCGACAAGCCCCAATATATGTGTGGCATCCGCGAAGTGGACGTGACTGGCCATCCGTTGTCTCCTTGAATGTGACATTGTGTCTTTTTCTATTTGAAGTGTGCCAGACAGTTTACGATAGTCAGATTGTCACCgatgattatttgattttttttatcttttttcctctctcatAACAACAATGTATATCATTGTCTTATTTGTTTCTTACTTTTCAATCTAAGTCTTCAttctattaatttcttatttaattcattttctatttatagaagtttttattatttttaatctagTCATTTAATTGCAATATCTCACatacttgatttttcatttcagttctcattttttaaattttttacttttatcctTGACATTTTTATtgaagtttcttttctttcaatttccccttcaatcaaattttctattgttttattatttttagttggacacttattcttttgatttttttattttattaaatctgattttttaattcacttaaaccctctaattgaaaatttttatcccTCAAGTCAATGTTTTTTctcacctttatttttttggtccctcttatgtaattaattttttttcatgattttatctttCAGTATTTAATTTGCTGGGAATTCGGtttcatatgattttattgttattttttaaatattagttttgtgattattttcaagttttttctattaatttattttaatcttataacACAAGTCTcgatttttacatgtttttttttaatatatatttttttaattgttttgtttctattttatttttcaaggtattattttaatttatctatagttttatatatatatatatatatatatatataaatgaagtttattttttaaaataacatatattcatttttaaattacattGATGATATGTTCGgccttacataatattttttataacgtGAGTTTATTCAATCAGTTTAAttcgtgtttattttttaagttatggtttttttaaagtataaatttatcttttatttatttaaataaattgattttatttatatgtgttttccaatttatattttaattttttatgtaaaacaatatattgaaataactttcatatttgatatttttttttaaaaaaatatacctcACGACAAAAATACAGTAATCAAATTactaaaaaccctataaataagaTAACGACTAGAAAAAAACGCCATTAGCAGTATCCTATTCGGCCCCTGGACACGTCGATGCCTAAACTCTCCGAATAATTCCTCATAACCGAAACGCTCACGCTCCAACCAAGCTCTCTTTTTAACTGCCCGAAATCCAAGAGAGTGAAACCATTTCCTTGTT
This window contains:
- the LOC133695722 gene encoding anthranilate synthase alpha subunit 1, chloroplastic, with protein sequence MQTLIFSNCFSLSSHRLCPVPVTGISTRRSSSVSCVRPLKCISLSSDSLVVDATKFKEAAKNGNLVPLHTCIFSDQLTPVTAYRCLVKEDDRDAPSFLFESVEPGSRVSSVGRYSVVGAQPAIEIVAKEDKVSLMDHEAGTLIEEIVEDAMVVPRRISEAWKPQLIDGLPDAFCGGWVGYFSYDTVRYTEKKKLPFSRAPKDDRNLPDIHLGLYDDVIVFDHVEKKAYIIHWVKIDRYSSIEDAYSDGMKRLEKLLSRVLDIDPPRLSPGSVKLHTQHFGPMLKNSNMTSDEYKQAVLRAKEHIQAGDIFQIVLSQRFERRTFADPFEIYRALRVVNPSPYMTYLQARGCILVASSPEILTRVKNNRVVNRPLAGTVRRGKTPEEDEVLEEQLLKDPKQCAEHTMLVDLGRNDVGKVSKHGSVKVERLMNVERYSHVMHISSTVMGELHDHLTCWDALRAALPVGTVSGAPKVKAMELIDQMEVSRRGPYSGGIGGVSFTGDMDIALALRTMVFPTGTQYNTMYSYKDAHLRREWIAYLQAGAGIVADSVPDDEHRECQNKAAGLARAIDLAESTFVNNP